The segment CGGTGCATTAAATGAATACCTAACATACCGACGACGACGGCACTTAACATGACTTTAACAACAGTGAAATCGACCAGTAAAAGTTGACCGATCAAGACGTGAAATTTAGCGACGCCCCCCTTCTGTAGCAAGAACCCAAAGAGTATTCCGAAGAAGAGGCCCAAGACCAATGTCTTGTTCGATTCGACGGGGACCTTGGCTGCAGATTGCTTATTGTCAGCGTCTGCATGAATCGGTTTGTCAATATGAATTGCCATTATTGTTCTCCGTGAATCACCCTATAGGGGCTATACAGTTAAATCGACCCAATCAGGCCGACTCTATGGAGTGCTTGTCTAGCTCCAGTACATCAGCATCGCTGTCACTATCCCACCGATGAAAAAGCAAATTGCCGAAATCCATGATCCGACTGCGAGTTGTAACGTGCCGCTAATTCCATGTCCGCTGGTGCAACCTCCAGCCATGCGGGCACCGAAGGCCATTAAGATGCCGCCGGCGCAGGTAACCACAATTCTTAACAATCCGCTGTCATTGCCGAAGCGTTCCTGCCACATAGCGGGTAATAGCTGTCCTGTTAGCTCATTCCCCGTCAGGGCAGCGACGAATGCACCTATTATTACTCCTCCGACAAGCATCAGTTCCCAACCGACTTTAGGAGGGTTATCCTGGAAATATTTGAGCGAATTTGTAAAAGTCGGGGCAATCCACCTTCCCAGCATTCCCGCGATACGGGCATATGCCGTCGATGCTCCGAGTGGTTTATTCGAAAAATAAAACGTTAACATCGATAGCCCCCCAATTAATGCACCTACTAGATAAGGAGACCAAGCGGGGCCGGGGTAATCCAGTGGGTTGATCTTGGCCAATAAAGTGGCTGTCATCGTTTCTGCACTCATGCTTCTACCCCTTCCGATTGTTCAACGGCATACCCGGCAGCAGTCCACGCACTCCAGCTCCCTGGTACATTGCGGACGTCGCTAAAGCCGCGGGCCTTCATTAAACTTGAGGCGATACTCGCCCGATATCCGCTTGCGCAGTAGGTGACATACGAGGCATCTTTATCTAATCCGTTTATTCTTTCTCTCATATCCGCAACGAAGTAGTGCTGGGCTCCCGGAATGTGGCCGGATTCCCATTCACTGGGAGAACGGACATCCAGAATTATCAGTTCATTGTTTGCCGAATGTTGTTCGTGTAAATCATGTACGGAAACTTGCGGTAATGTCTCGAATGGCAGTCCTGAAATCTCCCAAGCTTTCATTCCACCACTTAAGAAGCCGGCAAATGAGAAGTGTCCCGTGCGAACAATTAGACGCTGTATGCGATCAACGTCAGCTTCATCCTCAACGATTAATAGCAAACGTTGATCAAGAGAAAACATCTGACCAATCCACGCCGAAAGTTCAGGTCGATCTCCTATATTGATTGCCCCTGCCACGTGTCCCCCACCAAATGCCAGCATTGAACGAGTATCCACAATTGTAATGCCGGGTTCTCGCGACACTTGGCGAAACTCTTTCGGAGGTAGAGCTGGAATTGTTGGAAGACGGTCCATAATATCGGGACCATCCGCGTTAACTATTTTCAGCTCTGGATAGTGGGCGGGGACTGGTGGTGCATCATCGATAACGAACTGACGGAAGCTTTTCAAATCAGGGAATTTGAGAAAGTGATTCGTGCGTCGTTCGTATCCAATAGTGCTCTGTAGCCGATCACCAATATCGGCTCCGCAAGCAGAGCCCGCTCCGTGGCCTGGGTAGATCGTAATGAAGTCGTCAAGACCCAGATAATACTCATAGAGTGTGTTATAAAGCTCGTCTGCAAGCAATTCCGTTTCTTTATCGCCCAGCAAATCTGGTCGCCCCGCCGAGCCTACGAACAGTGAATCTCCGGTAAATACCGCCCATGGATTCTCAGCGTCACGCTCATACAACTCGTAAGACAGGTGTTCGGGAGTGTGACCGGGTGTGTGCTTAGCTATCAGACGGAAAGCTCCGAAGTCGAAGCTTTGTCCATCCTTTACCGATTCTCCGCTGAAGTGATAGTCGGCGTGCTCACTACTCAAATAAATATTTGCAGTCCCAATCCGGCTTTCCAGCGATCGACTTCCTGAAACAAAATCCGCGTGGATATGTGTCTCAAAAATATGAGTGATTGACAGGCCGTGCTTCCGGGATAATTGCTCGTAGACCTCGACATCAGTTCTGGGATCAATGACCGCGGCAACCCCTGTGTCCGTGTCTCCCACTAAATAGGATAACTGTGCAATACCGTGAGTGAAAATGCTTTCCATCACAAACATGGTCGAGCTCCTTGATGGCTAATTATTTTTGACGACACATTTATCTGTGCCACGAATGTTTCAGTGTCCCCCCAACCCAGTCGGGAAATGTGTCGCCCCCTACCCAGTCGAGAAATACAGAGAAACCGATCTATGCTATTCGCTCGCCTGAGGAGGACATCAAGAGGCGGCATAACGGCAAATCGCCGCCGCTGGTAATTCCTTAGGAAGCGATTCTTCTTCCAGTAATTCAACACGACCATCGGCTTGTAATGTCTTGATGGCCGCCAAATCGAATAAGTCGTAATTGTTGGCAGAAGATTGTTCTTCGATAGTCGTCTCACGAATGGAGGCATCGTATTTCCCCCAACAGTGACTTCCTGCTTTCAATAAGAGTGTATCAATACGACCATCATGGGCTGCGTTTAGAATTGCTTCAACGGAATCTTCAGCCGTATCGGTATGTGCAACAGAGTTCCAGCGTTCCAAAGCTTGGTGTTCCCGCTTGTGGAACTGTTTTGCTACTAGCGGCCAAGCCTTTTGGTGCAATTCTTCAGCGGAAAGCTCATCAGGATTTCCACCGATGGGTTCCTCTATTAGGTGACTGTATTCGGAAGCGTCGCGGAAATACGGGAATAATTCATCAACTCCCGCAAAGACTAAAGGCCGGCTGTCCGCGTGTAATGCTTCTCCGATCGCTTCGTCGATGATGCGAAAATAACGGCGAAGCTCATGTTCCTGATCAGTTTCGACATGCCCGTGGGGGACGGCATTCTCGCCACCACCCGAAGCTACCTTAAACGAATGCATGTTAAATCCCTTCTGATGATCGCCGCTAACGATGGACTGGAGTCCAGCCGGCAAATCTTCAATGGGTCGCTCAGACAATCCGCTCCGCGATCCCTCAAGGAACCTCACTTTCCCTTGGCTGACGGCAAGTACGCAGTATTCAAGATCACTCTGGGCAGCTCTCAGTAGCGGTTTCAAATGGAATCTATGAGAAACCAATGTCAGCTCGTCGACGGGCATTTGGAGTTGATAAACCTGTTCCTCTCCGTCGTTTAACAATATCGCCAAACCATCAGCCTGATGACGCCAGAATTCACGATTGGCATCTGTGTCCAAGTTACAACGAGCTTGGGCCAATTTGCAGAGTCGATCGATTTCTCCGGATTCGACTCCCGCCTTTTTAAGTTGTTCCTCCGCTTCCGCCAAACGATTCTTTAATCGAATCGGATCCTCTCTTATTTCTTTACCGGAACGGTGGGTGGGCATGTAGATTGAAACACACCAGTTGTCTTCACTTTCAAAGAGTTTTTCAATGTCTGCCAGTGTCGGGGAGTCAAATGTCGTGGGTGATGGCGTCGTCGGGTTCATCGTGAAAAGCTCCTTTAAATACATGCCGCTTGGTAGTGTACTTTTGCAGTAGATTTCAGCAATCGAAAGAGATTGCGTCATGGGATGTGAAGGCTGTCTTCAGACTGGTCCTCTGTGTTCCCACTCAATTGTCTAATTTGCAAACGGTATGCCGGAACGGGCTATTCCGAAGACGTGGTCGTTCGGAGGGCTTTGTTTTCTCGAAGAGTACGTAAATTCCGGGGCAGTTGAAAATGCGTATAGCGTGTTCCGCTGTGTCTCCTTCCGATACCCAGAAACCAAAATAATTGAATTTGCGACAGTTTCTGAGAAGAAATGATTGTTGGTCGCAGATCGACCATTTCGCATGCAGAGCGAACAGCGAAAGTCGAATAATAATCACTGTTTCAGATACTAATAGTAGTACCAACTGGTTATTCAAACTGTTTGGCAAAGGAAAGGATGCCCCGAAATTTCCTGAATTTCTCAACTATCATTGATCAAGGTCACAGCTAGGTACTCAGCTTAAGGGTGTCAGGGAAACAGATAAGAAAAAGGCAATCTCCACTTGGTCCTAATTATTGTTTATCGAATAGCCTAGCCTCTTCCGCATGTCCGCGCACCCTAATAGGATAAACGTGTCCTCCTCAGACGATTCAGACAACTACGTGGAATCAGAGGGCCGCTTGCAACATCACCTTCTGATCATATTCCTGGTTGGTATCAAGATTAATCCACCTGAAGAGGAGAATCATGAATTTTATCCGTCACACACTCTTGTATGTGTCTTGCCTGTTGTTGATCACTTCGTCATCCAGAGGAGAGGTTGTTCACTTATCTAATGAAGGCGTTCCCCTTCTCCCCGTGATCGTCGCAGACAAGGCGACCGACCGTGTCCAACAGGCAGCAAAAGTTCTCTCGCAGTACCTGCGGCAGATCTCTGGTGCGGATTTTAAGGTTAGTAATGGCGACGGACAGTCAGGAATTGCCGTAGGGACAGTCACCGATTTTCCTGAGCTTCAACTGGATGCGCAATTTGAACCGGGGGAGATAACTCGGCGCGAAGAGTACCTGCTGAAATCTCATTCGCAAGGTCTCTTATTGATTGGTGCCTCTGAACTCGCTGTTGAACATGCGGTCTGGGACTTGTTATATCGATTAGGTTATCGACAGTATTTCCCCGGTGAAACATGGGAGATCGTCCCAGATCAACCCAGTCTCAGCATCGATGTCGAAGAGTTTGAACGGCCCGATTATCTTTCCAGACGGATCTGGTACGGTTACGGTTTCTGGGAATACAACAACGAACCTTATCAACAATGGTGTGCACGAAACCGGTGTGTTCCGGGCATCCAGTTGAGTACTGGTCATGCATATGATCGTGTCGTGAAAATATATCGAGATGAGTTCGAGTCACATCCAGAATACTGGCCACAGTTAGATGGAATACGCCAAGCAGTCAAGAATCCGAAACCCTGTATGGGAAATTCAGGCGTCCGCGCGCTGTTCGTCAAAAGTGCCTTGGACTACTTTGAGAAAAACCCACAGAGCGACAGTCTTTCGATGGATCCCAGCGATGGTGGAGGGTGGTGTGAATGCGAGAAGTGCGCGAGGTTGGGATCCGTCAGTGATCAGGTTGTCACCGTCGCCAATGAAGTCGCTGCGGCTATTGAGGAAAAGCATTCTGGTAAACTCGTCGGGATTTATGCTTATAACTATCATGCGTCGCCTCCGTCGATACGCGTCCA is part of the Polystyrenella longa genome and harbors:
- a CDS encoding YeeE/YedE thiosulfate transporter family protein; protein product: MSAETMTATLLAKINPLDYPGPAWSPYLVGALIGGLSMLTFYFSNKPLGASTAYARIAGMLGRWIAPTFTNSLKYFQDNPPKVGWELMLVGGVIIGAFVAALTGNELTGQLLPAMWQERFGNDSGLLRIVVTCAGGILMAFGARMAGGCTSGHGISGTLQLAVGSWISAICFFIGGIVTAMLMYWS
- a CDS encoding rhodanese-like domain-containing protein → MFVMESIFTHGIAQLSYLVGDTDTGVAAVIDPRTDVEVYEQLSRKHGLSITHIFETHIHADFVSGSRSLESRIGTANIYLSSEHADYHFSGESVKDGQSFDFGAFRLIAKHTPGHTPEHLSYELYERDAENPWAVFTGDSLFVGSAGRPDLLGDKETELLADELYNTLYEYYLGLDDFITIYPGHGAGSACGADIGDRLQSTIGYERRTNHFLKFPDLKSFRQFVIDDAPPVPAHYPELKIVNADGPDIMDRLPTIPALPPKEFRQVSREPGITIVDTRSMLAFGGGHVAGAINIGDRPELSAWIGQMFSLDQRLLLIVEDEADVDRIQRLIVRTGHFSFAGFLSGGMKAWEISGLPFETLPQVSVHDLHEQHSANNELIILDVRSPSEWESGHIPGAQHYFVADMRERINGLDKDASYVTYCASGYRASIASSLMKARGFSDVRNVPGSWSAWTAAGYAVEQSEGVEA
- a CDS encoding baeRF3 domain-containing protein is translated as MNPTTPSPTTFDSPTLADIEKLFESEDNWCVSIYMPTHRSGKEIREDPIRLKNRLAEAEEQLKKAGVESGEIDRLCKLAQARCNLDTDANREFWRHQADGLAILLNDGEEQVYQLQMPVDELTLVSHRFHLKPLLRAAQSDLEYCVLAVSQGKVRFLEGSRSGLSERPIEDLPAGLQSIVSGDHQKGFNMHSFKVASGGGENAVPHGHVETDQEHELRRYFRIIDEAIGEALHADSRPLVFAGVDELFPYFRDASEYSHLIEEPIGGNPDELSAEELHQKAWPLVAKQFHKREHQALERWNSVAHTDTAEDSVEAILNAAHDGRIDTLLLKAGSHCWGKYDASIRETTIEEQSSANNYDLFDLAAIKTLQADGRVELLEEESLPKELPAAAICRYAAS